In Heptranchias perlo isolate sHepPer1 chromosome 21, sHepPer1.hap1, whole genome shotgun sequence, the following proteins share a genomic window:
- the zdhhc6 gene encoding palmitoyltransferase ZDHHC6 isoform X4 translates to MCSFIRFENLHELKRICHWGPIIALSVITVCSTMAIIDSVLWYWPLDTASGSINFIMLINWTVLILYNYFNAMFVGPGYVPIGWKPENPQDTLYLQDCRICHGYKAPRAHHCRKCNRCVMKMDHHCPWINNCCGNLNHGYFISFLMLAPLGCIHASVILIMTMYTQLYNRISFGWSSVKIDMSLPQRNPQFIAPFGIYGFAASLFALGLAIGTTIAVGMLFFIQMKVILRNKTSIEMWIEEKAKDRIQYYQTGEQFIFPYDLGSRWKNFRQVFTWSGVPESDGIVWPVRKGCHQYTLTIEQLKQKADKRVRSVQYRVIEDYNGACCPITKGVKTFFSTPYTEEPRIQLRKGELISATRGVRHWMYGDKNLKKKNAHEICGLHYFF, encoded by the exons ATGTGTTCATTTATCAGATTCGAAAATCTTCATGAACTGAAAAGAATTTGTCACTGGGGACCAATTATAGCCCTATCTGTGATTACAGTGTGTTCTACTATGGCTATAATAGACTCAGTACTTTGGTATTGGCCTCTGGATACTGCAAGTGGAAGCATAAATTTCATTATGTTGATAAACTGGACAGTTCTTATACTTTACAACTACTTTAATGCAATGTTTGTTGGCCCTGGCTATGTCCCGATTGGATGGAAGCCG GAAAACCCTCAAGATACATTGTATCTGCAGGACTGCAGAATCTGTCACGGTTATAAGGCACCCCGCGCCCACCATTGTCGTAAATGTAACAG GTGTGTGATGAAGATGGATCATCATTGTCCATGGATCAATAATTGTTGTGGTAATTTGAACCATGGTTACTTTATCTCATTCCTGATGTTAGCACCACTGGGTTGTATTCATGCTTCTGTGATTTTAATCATGACCATGTACACACAGCTTTATAACCGG ATATCATTTGGTTGGAGTTCTGTAAAGATTGACATGAGTCTGCCTCAAAGGAATCCACAATTCATCGCTCCTTTTGGAATTTACGGATTTGCTGCCTCCCTGTTTGCTTTGGGATTAGCAATTGGCACAACAATAGCTGTTGGCATGTTGTTTTTTATTCAG ATGAAAGTGATCCTTAGGAATAAAACCTCCATTGAAATGTGGATAGAAGAAAAG GCCAAAGACAGAATCCAGTATTACCAAACGGGTGAGCAATTCATCTTTCCATACGACCTTGGAAGCAGGTGGAAGAACTTCAGGCAGGTGTTTACGTGGTCTGGTGTTCCCGAATCAGATGGAATTGTCTGGCCTGTTCGTAAAGGTTGCCATCAGTACACGCTAACG ATCGAGCAGCTGAAACAGAAGGCTGATAAAAGAGTGAGAAGT GTCCAGTATAGAGTGATTGAAGACTACAATGGAGCTTGCTGTCCTATAACAAAAGGTGTCAAAACATTTTTTAGCACTCCTTATACTGAAGAACCCAGAATTCAACTGAGAAAAGGGGAATTAATTTCAGCTACAAGGGGTGTGCG GCATTGGATGTATGGTGACAagaatttgaagaaaaaaaatgccCACG AAATATGCGGActacattattttttttaa
- the zdhhc6 gene encoding palmitoyltransferase ZDHHC6 isoform X2: MCSFIRFENLHELKRICHWGPIIALSVITVCSTMAIIDSVLWYWPLDTASGSINFIMLINWTVLILYNYFNAMFVGPGYVPIGWKPENPQDTLYLQDCRICHGYKAPRAHHCRKCNRCVMKMDHHCPWINNCCGNLNHGYFISFLMLAPLGCIHASVILIMTMYTQLYNRISFGWSSVKIDMSLPQRNPQFIAPFGIYGFAASLFALGLAIGTTIAVGMLFFIQMKVILRNKTSIEMWIEEKAKDRIQYYQTGEQFIFPYDLGSRWKNFRQVFTWSGVPESDGIVWPVRKGCHQYTLTIEQLKQKADKRVRSVQYRVIEDYNGACCPITKGVKTFFSTPYTEEPRIQLRKGELISATRGVRHWMYGDKNLKKKNAHVGERERGWFPRKCVEKCLYDTATDKPEEEKKNL, translated from the exons ATGTGTTCATTTATCAGATTCGAAAATCTTCATGAACTGAAAAGAATTTGTCACTGGGGACCAATTATAGCCCTATCTGTGATTACAGTGTGTTCTACTATGGCTATAATAGACTCAGTACTTTGGTATTGGCCTCTGGATACTGCAAGTGGAAGCATAAATTTCATTATGTTGATAAACTGGACAGTTCTTATACTTTACAACTACTTTAATGCAATGTTTGTTGGCCCTGGCTATGTCCCGATTGGATGGAAGCCG GAAAACCCTCAAGATACATTGTATCTGCAGGACTGCAGAATCTGTCACGGTTATAAGGCACCCCGCGCCCACCATTGTCGTAAATGTAACAG GTGTGTGATGAAGATGGATCATCATTGTCCATGGATCAATAATTGTTGTGGTAATTTGAACCATGGTTACTTTATCTCATTCCTGATGTTAGCACCACTGGGTTGTATTCATGCTTCTGTGATTTTAATCATGACCATGTACACACAGCTTTATAACCGG ATATCATTTGGTTGGAGTTCTGTAAAGATTGACATGAGTCTGCCTCAAAGGAATCCACAATTCATCGCTCCTTTTGGAATTTACGGATTTGCTGCCTCCCTGTTTGCTTTGGGATTAGCAATTGGCACAACAATAGCTGTTGGCATGTTGTTTTTTATTCAG ATGAAAGTGATCCTTAGGAATAAAACCTCCATTGAAATGTGGATAGAAGAAAAG GCCAAAGACAGAATCCAGTATTACCAAACGGGTGAGCAATTCATCTTTCCATACGACCTTGGAAGCAGGTGGAAGAACTTCAGGCAGGTGTTTACGTGGTCTGGTGTTCCCGAATCAGATGGAATTGTCTGGCCTGTTCGTAAAGGTTGCCATCAGTACACGCTAACG ATCGAGCAGCTGAAACAGAAGGCTGATAAAAGAGTGAGAAGT GTCCAGTATAGAGTGATTGAAGACTACAATGGAGCTTGCTGTCCTATAACAAAAGGTGTCAAAACATTTTTTAGCACTCCTTATACTGAAGAACCCAGAATTCAACTGAGAAAAGGGGAATTAATTTCAGCTACAAGGGGTGTGCG GCATTGGATGTATGGTGACAagaatttgaagaaaaaaaatgccCACG ttggagAGCGTGAACGAGGCTGGTTCCCGAGAAAATGTGTGGAGAAATGCTTGTATGACACTGCCACAGATAAACCAGAAGAGGAGAAAAAGAATTTGTAG
- the zdhhc6 gene encoding palmitoyltransferase ZDHHC6 isoform X1: MCSFIRFENLHELKRICHWGPIIALSVITVCSTMAIIDSVLWYWPLDTASGSINFIMLINWTVLILYNYFNAMFVGPGYVPIGWKPENPQDTLYLQDCRICHGYKAPRAHHCRKCNRCVMKMDHHCPWINNCCGNLNHGYFISFLMLAPLGCIHASVILIMTMYTQLYNRISFGWSSVKIDMSLPQRNPQFIAPFGIYGFAASLFALGLAIGTTIAVGMLFFIQMKVILRNKTSIEMWIEEKAKDRIQYYQTGEQFIFPYDLGSRWKNFRQVFTWSGVPESDGIVWPVRKGCHQYTLTIEQLKQKADKRVRSVQYRVIEDYNGACCPITKGVKTFFSTPYTEEPRIQLRKGELISATRGVRIFIYMQQKIFLIFPFRHWMYGDKNLKKKNAHVGERERGWFPRKCVEKCLYDTATDKPEEEKKNL; this comes from the exons ATGTGTTCATTTATCAGATTCGAAAATCTTCATGAACTGAAAAGAATTTGTCACTGGGGACCAATTATAGCCCTATCTGTGATTACAGTGTGTTCTACTATGGCTATAATAGACTCAGTACTTTGGTATTGGCCTCTGGATACTGCAAGTGGAAGCATAAATTTCATTATGTTGATAAACTGGACAGTTCTTATACTTTACAACTACTTTAATGCAATGTTTGTTGGCCCTGGCTATGTCCCGATTGGATGGAAGCCG GAAAACCCTCAAGATACATTGTATCTGCAGGACTGCAGAATCTGTCACGGTTATAAGGCACCCCGCGCCCACCATTGTCGTAAATGTAACAG GTGTGTGATGAAGATGGATCATCATTGTCCATGGATCAATAATTGTTGTGGTAATTTGAACCATGGTTACTTTATCTCATTCCTGATGTTAGCACCACTGGGTTGTATTCATGCTTCTGTGATTTTAATCATGACCATGTACACACAGCTTTATAACCGG ATATCATTTGGTTGGAGTTCTGTAAAGATTGACATGAGTCTGCCTCAAAGGAATCCACAATTCATCGCTCCTTTTGGAATTTACGGATTTGCTGCCTCCCTGTTTGCTTTGGGATTAGCAATTGGCACAACAATAGCTGTTGGCATGTTGTTTTTTATTCAG ATGAAAGTGATCCTTAGGAATAAAACCTCCATTGAAATGTGGATAGAAGAAAAG GCCAAAGACAGAATCCAGTATTACCAAACGGGTGAGCAATTCATCTTTCCATACGACCTTGGAAGCAGGTGGAAGAACTTCAGGCAGGTGTTTACGTGGTCTGGTGTTCCCGAATCAGATGGAATTGTCTGGCCTGTTCGTAAAGGTTGCCATCAGTACACGCTAACG ATCGAGCAGCTGAAACAGAAGGCTGATAAAAGAGTGAGAAGT GTCCAGTATAGAGTGATTGAAGACTACAATGGAGCTTGCTGTCCTATAACAAAAGGTGTCAAAACATTTTTTAGCACTCCTTATACTGAAGAACCCAGAATTCAACTGAGAAAAGGGGAATTAATTTCAGCTACAAGGGGTGTGCG aatttttatatatatgcaacAGAAAATCTTTTTAATATTTCCCTTCAGGCATTGGATGTATGGTGACAagaatttgaagaaaaaaaatgccCACG ttggagAGCGTGAACGAGGCTGGTTCCCGAGAAAATGTGTGGAGAAATGCTTGTATGACACTGCCACAGATAAACCAGAAGAGGAGAAAAAGAATTTGTAG
- the zdhhc6 gene encoding palmitoyltransferase ZDHHC6 isoform X3, whose translation MCSFIRFENLHELKRICHWGPIIALSVITVCSTMAIIDSVLWYWPLDTASGSINFIMLINWTVLILYNYFNAMFVGPGYVPIGWKPENPQDTLYLQDCRICHGYKAPRAHHCRKCNRCVMKMDHHCPWINNCCGNLNHGYFISFLMLAPLGCIHASVILIMTMYTQLYNRISFGWSSVKIDMSLPQRNPQFIAPFGIYGFAASLFALGLAIGTTIAVGMLFFIQMKVILRNKTSIEMWIEEKAKDRIQYYQTGEQFIFPYDLGSRWKNFRQVFTWSGVPESDGIVWPVRKGCHQYTLTIEQLKQKADKRVRSVQYRVIEDYNGACCPITKGVKTFFSTPYTEEPRIQLRKGELISATRGVRIFIYMQQKIFLIFPFRHWMYGDKNLKKKNAHEICGLHYFF comes from the exons ATGTGTTCATTTATCAGATTCGAAAATCTTCATGAACTGAAAAGAATTTGTCACTGGGGACCAATTATAGCCCTATCTGTGATTACAGTGTGTTCTACTATGGCTATAATAGACTCAGTACTTTGGTATTGGCCTCTGGATACTGCAAGTGGAAGCATAAATTTCATTATGTTGATAAACTGGACAGTTCTTATACTTTACAACTACTTTAATGCAATGTTTGTTGGCCCTGGCTATGTCCCGATTGGATGGAAGCCG GAAAACCCTCAAGATACATTGTATCTGCAGGACTGCAGAATCTGTCACGGTTATAAGGCACCCCGCGCCCACCATTGTCGTAAATGTAACAG GTGTGTGATGAAGATGGATCATCATTGTCCATGGATCAATAATTGTTGTGGTAATTTGAACCATGGTTACTTTATCTCATTCCTGATGTTAGCACCACTGGGTTGTATTCATGCTTCTGTGATTTTAATCATGACCATGTACACACAGCTTTATAACCGG ATATCATTTGGTTGGAGTTCTGTAAAGATTGACATGAGTCTGCCTCAAAGGAATCCACAATTCATCGCTCCTTTTGGAATTTACGGATTTGCTGCCTCCCTGTTTGCTTTGGGATTAGCAATTGGCACAACAATAGCTGTTGGCATGTTGTTTTTTATTCAG ATGAAAGTGATCCTTAGGAATAAAACCTCCATTGAAATGTGGATAGAAGAAAAG GCCAAAGACAGAATCCAGTATTACCAAACGGGTGAGCAATTCATCTTTCCATACGACCTTGGAAGCAGGTGGAAGAACTTCAGGCAGGTGTTTACGTGGTCTGGTGTTCCCGAATCAGATGGAATTGTCTGGCCTGTTCGTAAAGGTTGCCATCAGTACACGCTAACG ATCGAGCAGCTGAAACAGAAGGCTGATAAAAGAGTGAGAAGT GTCCAGTATAGAGTGATTGAAGACTACAATGGAGCTTGCTGTCCTATAACAAAAGGTGTCAAAACATTTTTTAGCACTCCTTATACTGAAGAACCCAGAATTCAACTGAGAAAAGGGGAATTAATTTCAGCTACAAGGGGTGTGCG aatttttatatatatgcaacAGAAAATCTTTTTAATATTTCCCTTCAGGCATTGGATGTATGGTGACAagaatttgaagaaaaaaaatgccCACG AAATATGCGGActacattattttttttaa